In one window of Pseudodesulfovibrio sediminis DNA:
- a CDS encoding HDIG domain-containing metalloprotein, which yields MPNQTLTNMNPYGSPLPPPPGVLYDPVLPVPDDKTCFALWEQFDMLDNVAEHSLMVAQVATFLAEHAVKAGLPVDVGTVRASALMHDIAKTYCIRHGGSHSQLGGSWTLELTGNPVVAAGVTHHIYWPFELDLHKYFTQLVVIYADKRVNHTTLVTIHERFQDLIVRYGIPDHYQDRIRKTELQALNLEAMLCNTLKVDLNACDFDSGRMV from the coding sequence ATGCCCAACCAAACCTTGACGAATATGAACCCTTACGGATCGCCGCTCCCACCTCCCCCGGGCGTACTGTATGATCCGGTTTTACCCGTGCCTGATGACAAGACCTGCTTTGCCCTCTGGGAACAGTTCGACATGCTTGACAACGTTGCCGAGCACAGTCTCATGGTTGCTCAAGTGGCCACGTTTCTGGCCGAGCATGCCGTGAAGGCCGGGCTTCCGGTGGATGTTGGGACAGTTCGCGCCTCCGCGCTCATGCATGACATAGCCAAAACATACTGCATTCGGCATGGCGGCAGCCATAGCCAGCTGGGTGGATCATGGACACTGGAGTTGACCGGCAACCCTGTTGTTGCCGCAGGTGTCACCCATCACATCTACTGGCCTTTTGAACTGGACTTACACAAATATTTCACACAACTGGTTGTCATCTACGCTGACAAACGTGTCAACCACACCACACTGGTGACTATCCACGAACGCTTTCAAGACCTCATCGTCAGATACGGTATCCCCGACCACTATCAGGACAGGATACGCAAGACCGAACTGCAGGCCCTGAACCTGGAAGCCATGTTGTGCAACACACTGAAGGTGGACCTCAATGCATGTGATTTTGATAGCGGGCGGATGGTCTGA
- a CDS encoding C-GCAxxG-C-C family protein, translated as MQHQQYEQVVEEAVQYGLDGCTCSESIGAAFGAWLGFDQGSMVGMCGGFAGGMGFSGETCGVVAAALLVIGVTFGPVSVEDAEARGRIKRLASEFVESFLRQNGSLVCRDLRGDVDMRSSDGREQLIRSGRPQELIRSGAALLAELVSREKERQRA; from the coding sequence ATGCAACACCAACAGTATGAACAGGTAGTGGAGGAGGCCGTGCAATATGGTCTGGATGGCTGTACGTGTTCCGAATCCATAGGGGCGGCGTTCGGGGCATGGTTGGGGTTTGACCAAGGCTCCATGGTCGGAATGTGTGGTGGATTTGCTGGTGGCATGGGGTTTTCAGGCGAGACCTGTGGTGTCGTGGCCGCGGCCTTGCTTGTCATCGGTGTGACGTTCGGTCCGGTCTCTGTAGAGGATGCCGAGGCAAGGGGGCGGATCAAGCGTCTCGCGTCAGAATTTGTTGAATCGTTCTTGCGTCAGAACGGGTCCCTAGTTTGCCGCGATTTACGCGGGGATGTAGACATGCGTTCGTCAGACGGGCGGGAACAGCTCATCCGGAGTGGCAGACCTCAGGAGTTGATTCGCAGTGGCGCTGCCTTACTGGCGGAATTGGTGAGCAGGGAAAAGGAGAGACAAAGGGCATAA
- the hypD gene encoding hydrogenase formation protein HypD gives MSFELLEKFRDPDLCRKMLDKMQGDLTNDLRFMEVCGTHTVAIFQSGLRSLLPEKIVHLSGPGCPVCVTHESEVNAFLDLAGHDRVIMATFGDLMRVPGDNGRNLKKAMADGARVKVVYSPFDTLKLAKENPDDLIVFIGVGFETTAPTIAGTMKMARAQGIENLRVLCFHKTVPTALEALLSDEAINIDGFILPGHVSAIIGVEPYNFIAEKFGKSAVVTGFEPLDILQSLTQMIDWRNKGEAHVVNNYTRIVGENGNPKALEVMYEVFEPTDALWRGIGLIPGSGLEIRPEWELFDAKKEFGITIEEGPALKGCKCGDILKGIKQPVECPLFGKACTPANPVGPCMVSTEGSCAAYYKYKLD, from the coding sequence TTGAGCTTCGAATTATTGGAGAAATTTCGCGACCCCGACCTGTGCCGCAAGATGCTCGACAAAATGCAGGGAGATCTCACTAACGACCTGCGTTTCATGGAAGTGTGCGGTACCCATACTGTTGCCATTTTTCAGAGTGGACTTCGGTCCCTCCTGCCAGAGAAGATCGTTCACCTGAGCGGTCCCGGCTGTCCCGTTTGTGTGACCCACGAGTCCGAGGTCAATGCTTTCCTGGATTTGGCCGGACACGATCGTGTCATCATGGCCACGTTCGGCGATCTTATGCGCGTCCCCGGCGATAACGGACGCAACCTGAAAAAAGCCATGGCCGATGGTGCGCGTGTGAAGGTGGTCTATTCCCCCTTTGATACGCTGAAGCTGGCCAAGGAAAATCCCGATGATCTGATTGTTTTTATCGGCGTCGGTTTCGAGACCACGGCGCCGACCATAGCCGGGACCATGAAGATGGCCCGGGCGCAGGGCATAGAGAACCTGCGTGTTCTGTGTTTTCACAAGACAGTACCCACGGCGCTGGAGGCCCTGCTCTCGGATGAAGCCATCAATATTGACGGGTTTATTCTTCCCGGGCATGTCTCCGCCATCATCGGAGTGGAACCATACAACTTCATCGCCGAGAAATTTGGCAAGTCCGCTGTGGTGACCGGGTTCGAGCCGCTTGATATTCTTCAATCCCTGACGCAGATGATAGACTGGCGCAACAAGGGAGAGGCCCATGTCGTCAACAACTACACCCGCATCGTGGGCGAGAACGGCAACCCCAAGGCGCTCGAAGTCATGTATGAAGTGTTCGAACCCACTGACGCCTTGTGGCGCGGGATCGGGTTGATTCCCGGTTCGGGGCTGGAGATTCGCCCTGAATGGGAACTGTTCGACGCCAAAAAGGAATTCGGCATCACCATTGAGGAAGGTCCGGCACTCAAGGGGTGCAAATGCGGGGATATTCTCAAGGGAATCAAGCAGCCTGTTGAATGTCCGCTGTTTGGCAAGGCATGTACTCCGGCCAATCCGGTCGGTCCGTGTATGGTTTCCACCGAAGGCTCATGTGCAGCCTACTACAAATACAAATTGGATTAG
- the hypE gene encoding hydrogenase expression/formation protein HypE, which yields MSDKVLLDYGSGGRASQRLISELFLKYLGNDELNRLNDAAELAMSGRLAMSTDSFVVDPIFFPGGNIGSLAVHGTVNDVAMMGAIPRHITCAYIIEEGLPMDDLEQIVAAMGKAAEEAGVTVVSGDTKVVPKGAVDKIFINTTGIGDIIVDPAPSGDAAKPGDAVLISGTVGDHGLTILGTREGLDFEARVESDSASLNHLLIKLVEGLPEVHVLRDPTRGGLATTLNEITSSSNVCCELIESDLPIKAEVKGGCSILGLDPLYLANEGKFLCILPQEHADKALEIMRADPLGAGACQIGTMTDANPGKVVLVTPLGGKRLLGMLEGEQLPRIC from the coding sequence ATGTCTGATAAGGTTCTTCTCGATTACGGCAGTGGCGGCCGCGCTTCTCAACGTCTCATTTCCGAGCTGTTTCTGAAGTATCTGGGCAATGATGAACTCAACCGTCTCAATGATGCGGCAGAGCTGGCCATGTCCGGGCGTCTCGCCATGTCCACCGACTCGTTTGTCGTGGACCCCATTTTCTTTCCCGGTGGCAATATCGGTTCTCTGGCCGTGCACGGCACTGTCAATGATGTGGCCATGATGGGAGCTATTCCGCGCCATATCACCTGTGCCTATATCATCGAAGAGGGACTCCCCATGGATGATCTGGAGCAGATCGTGGCTGCCATGGGCAAGGCTGCCGAAGAGGCCGGGGTGACCGTGGTTTCCGGTGATACCAAAGTTGTCCCCAAGGGGGCAGTGGACAAGATCTTTATCAATACCACCGGGATCGGCGATATCATCGTGGACCCGGCTCCGTCTGGCGATGCGGCCAAGCCGGGTGACGCTGTTCTCATTTCGGGTACGGTGGGCGATCATGGTTTGACTATTCTCGGTACCCGTGAAGGCCTTGATTTTGAAGCCAGGGTGGAGTCCGACTCCGCTTCGCTCAACCATCTGCTCATCAAGTTGGTAGAGGGGCTGCCAGAGGTTCATGTGTTACGTGATCCCACCCGTGGCGGGTTGGCCACGACGCTCAACGAGATCACCTCCAGCTCCAACGTCTGTTGTGAGTTGATTGAGAGCGATCTGCCGATCAAGGCCGAGGTCAAGGGCGGTTGTTCCATCCTTGGTCTGGACCCGTTGTATCTCGCCAATGAAGGCAAGTTCTTGTGCATTCTCCCCCAGGAACATGCCGACAAGGCTCTGGAGATCATGCGCGCCGATCCGCTGGGCGCAGGCGCGTGTCAGATCGGCACCATGACCGATGCCAATCCGGGCAAGGTGGTCCTGGTGACCCCGTTGGGCGGGAAGCGTCTGCTCGGAATGCTCGAAGGTGAGCAGTTGCCCCGTATTTGCTAG
- a CDS encoding 3-deoxy-D-manno-octulosonic acid transferase, protein MTTGVNLALKAYGLGWKAALPLLKLNSRLKEGWEQRTLTGGMPAQADIWMQAASGGEAYLAWEVLKNLTSPFKETLRVLATTNTLQGYQTLTRAAEEINGLKAGLAVQPWYFPFDDPAIMHRMVAHVRPKLALILETEIWPGFLSACKNAGTHILLANGRMTTKSLAGYLSWPGLFKALRPDSIMAMSEVDGRRFSTLFGSDNIHIMPNIKFDRMGAAGPGARKDNPLRDLIPQGETFVVFGSVRKEEEPEIRQLAAGLMRAKPDTILGLFPRHMHHIELWRKSLNQAGLNTLLRSHINGPVKPGTVILWDAFGELVPAYGLSKAAYVGGSLAPLGGQNFLEPLTCGVTPVTGPHWKNFAWVGREIIDSGLAIEASDWSDALDSLIKIIDSKADRRGVASRAKQYIKTRRGGAKAVCKQVADFFNKD, encoded by the coding sequence ATGACAACAGGCGTGAACCTCGCGCTCAAAGCATACGGCCTGGGTTGGAAAGCCGCACTCCCGCTCCTCAAGCTCAACTCCCGCCTCAAGGAAGGCTGGGAACAACGCACCCTCACCGGAGGCATGCCCGCTCAAGCGGATATATGGATGCAGGCTGCCAGCGGTGGCGAGGCCTATCTTGCCTGGGAAGTATTGAAGAATCTTACCTCCCCGTTCAAGGAGACCCTGCGCGTTCTGGCAACCACCAACACGCTGCAGGGATACCAGACCCTGACCCGCGCTGCCGAGGAGATCAACGGTCTCAAGGCCGGACTGGCTGTCCAGCCGTGGTATTTTCCCTTTGACGATCCTGCCATCATGCATCGCATGGTCGCCCATGTACGACCGAAGCTGGCCCTTATTCTGGAAACGGAAATCTGGCCTGGCTTCCTGAGCGCCTGCAAAAATGCCGGCACACACATTCTTCTGGCCAACGGGCGCATGACCACCAAAAGCCTTGCGGGCTATCTCTCCTGGCCCGGCCTGTTCAAAGCCCTGCGCCCGGATTCCATCATGGCCATGTCCGAAGTGGACGGCCGCCGCTTTTCCACTCTGTTCGGCTCGGATAACATCCACATCATGCCCAACATCAAATTTGATCGCATGGGCGCAGCCGGTCCCGGTGCCCGCAAGGACAACCCGTTGCGCGACCTCATTCCGCAAGGGGAAACATTCGTGGTCTTCGGATCCGTCCGCAAGGAAGAGGAACCGGAAATCCGACAGTTGGCGGCCGGACTAATGCGCGCCAAACCGGACACCATTCTGGGCCTCTTTCCACGCCACATGCACCACATCGAGCTGTGGCGAAAATCCCTGAATCAGGCAGGGCTCAACACCCTCCTCCGCTCCCATATAAACGGGCCGGTCAAACCCGGTACCGTCATTCTCTGGGACGCCTTCGGCGAGCTGGTTCCGGCCTACGGGCTGTCAAAAGCAGCCTATGTGGGCGGCAGTCTCGCCCCCCTGGGTGGACAGAACTTTCTTGAGCCGCTGACATGCGGCGTGACTCCTGTCACCGGTCCTCATTGGAAAAACTTTGCCTGGGTGGGACGGGAAATCATCGATTCCGGCCTGGCAATTGAAGCCAGCGACTGGTCTGACGCGCTGGATTCATTGATCAAAATAATTGATTCGAAAGCCGACCGACGCGGGGTTGCCTCCAGGGCAAAACAGTATATCAAAACCCGCAGAGGCGGCGCGAAAGCTGTGTGTAAACAGGTTGCTGATTTCTTCAATAAAGATTAA
- a CDS encoding D-alanine--D-alanine ligase family protein, with amino-acid sequence MHVILIAGGWSDEREVSLSGAKKIHSALEELGHTVTFFDPADDFKSLLTIAKEADFAFINLHGTPGEDGLIQAILDKADCPYQGAGPAASYLALNKAASKEVFEDRGIKTPDWQLVTPVQGVATPLELELPVFVKPNKGGSSLGMSLVKRAEDFPAALEKVFAMCQSALVESFIPGVELTCGILGDDPLPLIMIKPRSDSEFFDYANKYAEDGAEEICPAPVDEELSDSIQAQMVVAHNALGLTGYSRGDFMVTKDGEAYLLEVNTLPGMTPTSLLPQAAGHVGFSFTELIGELIRLGLEKGTHK; translated from the coding sequence ATGCATGTGATTTTGATAGCGGGCGGATGGTCTGACGAACGGGAAGTATCGCTTTCCGGAGCCAAAAAAATCCATTCAGCCCTGGAAGAGCTTGGACATACTGTCACTTTTTTCGATCCGGCCGATGATTTCAAAAGTCTTTTGACCATAGCCAAAGAAGCGGATTTCGCTTTCATCAACCTCCACGGCACCCCGGGGGAAGACGGCCTCATCCAGGCCATACTCGACAAGGCGGATTGTCCCTATCAGGGGGCTGGCCCCGCCGCATCCTATCTGGCCCTGAACAAAGCGGCCAGCAAGGAGGTCTTCGAGGATCGGGGAATAAAGACCCCGGACTGGCAGTTGGTCACGCCCGTTCAAGGCGTTGCTACGCCGCTTGAGTTGGAGCTGCCGGTATTCGTCAAGCCCAACAAGGGCGGTTCGTCGCTGGGCATGTCACTGGTCAAGAGAGCAGAAGACTTCCCCGCCGCCTTGGAAAAGGTGTTCGCCATGTGCCAGTCCGCGCTCGTCGAATCCTTCATCCCCGGCGTGGAACTGACCTGCGGCATCCTCGGTGACGACCCGTTGCCGCTTATCATGATCAAGCCCCGATCGGACTCCGAGTTCTTTGACTATGCGAACAAGTACGCAGAGGACGGCGCAGAAGAGATCTGCCCTGCCCCGGTTGACGAGGAACTGTCCGATTCCATTCAGGCGCAGATGGTCGTTGCCCACAACGCGCTGGGTCTCACCGGCTACAGCCGAGGCGACTTCATGGTCACCAAGGATGGCGAAGCGTATCTGCTGGAAGTCAACACCCTCCCGGGCATGACGCCGACCAGCCTTCTGCCTCAGGCAGCCGGGCATGTTGGATTTTCCTTCACCGAACTCATTGGAGAACTCATCCGCCTCGGCCTTGAAAAAGGAACACATAAATGA
- a CDS encoding MarR family winged helix-turn-helix transcriptional regulator produces the protein MQYTIEETAGYLVYRVGRLLRYRAGQYFKQEGLDISPEQWMLLLLVHERGEAMLSDLVEPVVGDHPNVTRMVTGLEKLGYLERQRNPEDKRSRLVSLTPKAQVLVHDVLPNLIEAKAAYFEGLDQTDVSRMISSLQVVLANLEA, from the coding sequence ATGCAGTATACCATTGAAGAAACAGCAGGCTATCTGGTCTATCGAGTTGGACGGTTGTTACGCTATCGTGCCGGGCAGTATTTCAAGCAGGAAGGACTCGACATCAGTCCTGAACAATGGATGCTGTTGTTGCTGGTGCATGAGAGGGGAGAGGCCATGTTAAGTGATTTGGTGGAGCCTGTGGTAGGCGATCATCCCAATGTCACCCGCATGGTCACCGGTTTGGAAAAGCTGGGATACCTGGAGCGGCAGAGGAATCCTGAAGACAAGCGCAGTCGTCTGGTGTCTTTGACCCCCAAGGCACAGGTTTTGGTTCATGATGTCCTGCCCAATCTGATTGAGGCCAAGGCAGCCTATTTTGAGGGATTGGATCAAACCGATGTCAGCCGGATGATCAGCAGCCTGCAGGTTGTCCTCGCCAATCTGGAAGCGTAG